A stretch of Peteryoungia algae DNA encodes these proteins:
- a CDS encoding NAD-glutamate dehydrogenase has product MGRTGITKRDELLEKAAETARSLGGEFLAPAVIFGRASNDDIDRYDASMLARSAARAAGDIAGWDRQTPHIRIEAIDGVSPLGVPVSVLSIVDHNKSFLYDSLMGEVTSHFRDIYMAVHPILAVTPRGEISLSNPDSVPEGAIKVSYIQLHLAPLTEEQSADLIQRLQHVLGQVKMAATDWKPMLSLLENALSDLRDLSAGRNEPERDEAVAFLEWLRNNNFTFLGMREYVYSGDGANATVERDKGSGLGILSDPNVLVLRQGQNHVTTTPEILAFLQGPDFLIVTKANVKSVVHRRAYMDYVGIKRFGPNGKVVGELRIVGLFTATAYTRSINQIPLLRAKVEKVVSYFDFDPRSHSGRMLQNTLENYPRDDLFQITPDLLAKFCEQINDLSERPRVRVLPRIDHFDRFVSLIVYVPREDYNSMVREKIGLYFQSVYNGHVSAFYPAFPEGGVARVHIIIGRREGATPQIPQATLEDAVREITARWTDRFSALAGAGAPALDVGQAFQEAFTPEEAVSDLKHIKACLAGAPLSLEFHQVAGEQGPLLYLKIFHAGDHLPLSRRVPLLENLGFRVISERTFDIDVRQSDGTQPTVVLHNMELQTPDGVTFDMARHGNQVQEAFIAAFTGAVDNDAFNRLILAAGVNAREASVLRAYAAYLRQAGAVYSLTYMAETLTKHPAIAADLVTLFCNRFDVALAEKIRKSRQSELLQALETKLTDVKSLDEDRILRRYINVIEATLRTNFFQMGYRQSDRPMLAFKFDPHQLEGLPEPRPFREIFIYGVEVEGVHLRFGKVARGGLRWSDRAQDYRTEVLGLVKAQQVKNAVIVPVGAKGGFFPKQLPPASNREAWFAAGTEAYKTYIRTLLSITDNIVAGEIVPPSDTLRPDGDDPYFVVAADKGTATFSDTANGLAQEAGFWLDDAFASGGSAGYDHKKMGITARGAWETVKRHFREIDTDIQTTPFTVAGVGDMSGDVFGNGMLLSEKIRLIAAFDHRDIFIDPNPDPAISFAERKRVFDLPRSSWQDYDRSTLSPGAMIISRAEKSVKLTPEAAAAIGLGSGSTTPMEIITAILKAPVDLLWFGGIGTYIKAAAETDAEVGDRANDAIRINATDVRAKVIGEGANLGVTQKGRIAYALNGGRCNSDAIDNSAGVNSSDVEVNIKVALSPAMLEGRLPREERNVLLAQMTDEVADLVLRNNYLQSLAISLTEAKEAGNREELSRLMDYLEGMGRLNRKVETLPDAAAVAERYVSGKGLTRPEIGVLLSYAKIVLFDQLTESALPDDPYCETTLANYFPAAMRKTFGADIASHRLRREIIATVLANHAINRGGPGFVVSVCDATGSSPDEVVKAALVTRDALGLTALWDKIDALDARIPGRTQNRLYAIVSEVYSTMTRLLLETGLAKGPVGDAVAQLTTAVAAAGPVFKKTVPAPLRQHFDDQIAVLMEAGAPSALATEVVNLQTMQLLPEILQIAERTGADFATSMRGFFAVSEAFRIGRIVENAGRIQTTDHYDSLALTRSLDRIGQARRQIVCTALTSHGKEAQPVDAWIATDRTRVERIGKELASIVDSGEPSISKLAVAAGLLGDLAQDHMR; this is encoded by the coding sequence ATGGGCAGGACGGGCATCACCAAGCGGGACGAACTTCTGGAAAAGGCGGCGGAAACGGCCCGCAGCCTCGGTGGAGAATTCCTTGCACCCGCCGTGATCTTCGGCAGGGCCAGCAACGACGATATCGATCGCTATGACGCATCCATGCTCGCACGGTCGGCAGCCAGGGCAGCTGGCGATATCGCGGGCTGGGATCGCCAGACCCCGCACATCCGGATCGAGGCCATCGACGGCGTGAGCCCCCTCGGCGTACCCGTAAGCGTGTTGTCGATCGTCGACCACAACAAGTCCTTCCTCTACGATTCGCTGATGGGCGAGGTCACCAGCCACTTTCGCGACATCTATATGGCGGTGCATCCAATCCTTGCCGTGACTCCGCGCGGTGAGATCTCACTGTCGAACCCGGACTCGGTTCCCGAAGGCGCAATCAAGGTGAGCTATATCCAGCTCCATCTCGCGCCGCTGACTGAAGAACAATCCGCCGACCTCATCCAGAGGCTCCAGCACGTACTCGGCCAAGTCAAGATGGCAGCGACCGACTGGAAGCCGATGCTGAGCCTGCTGGAGAACGCGCTTTCGGACCTGCGCGATCTCTCCGCCGGCAGGAACGAACCGGAGCGCGACGAGGCAGTCGCGTTTCTGGAATGGCTGCGCAACAACAACTTCACCTTTCTCGGCATGCGTGAATATGTCTATTCGGGCGATGGCGCCAATGCGACAGTGGAGCGCGACAAGGGCAGTGGCCTCGGCATTCTTTCCGATCCCAATGTTCTGGTACTTCGCCAGGGTCAAAATCATGTGACGACGACGCCGGAGATTCTGGCCTTTCTTCAGGGACCGGACTTCCTCATCGTCACCAAGGCGAATGTCAAATCAGTCGTTCATCGACGCGCCTACATGGACTACGTCGGGATCAAGCGGTTTGGACCGAACGGCAAGGTTGTCGGCGAACTTCGCATCGTCGGTCTTTTCACGGCAACCGCCTACACCAGATCCATCAATCAGATCCCGCTCCTGAGGGCAAAAGTCGAGAAGGTCGTCTCCTATTTCGACTTTGACCCGCGCAGCCATTCCGGGCGCATGCTGCAGAACACGCTGGAAAACTATCCCCGCGACGACCTCTTCCAGATCACCCCGGATCTTCTGGCGAAGTTCTGCGAACAGATCAACGACCTGTCAGAGCGCCCCCGCGTCCGCGTATTGCCGCGCATCGACCATTTCGACCGCTTCGTGTCTCTGATCGTCTACGTGCCGCGCGAAGACTACAATTCCATGGTCCGCGAAAAGATCGGCCTTTATTTCCAGTCCGTTTACAACGGCCATGTATCCGCCTTCTACCCGGCCTTCCCGGAAGGCGGGGTCGCACGCGTACACATCATCATTGGCCGGCGCGAGGGCGCCACACCGCAGATCCCCCAGGCGACCCTTGAGGACGCAGTTCGTGAGATCACCGCCCGCTGGACGGATCGGTTTTCAGCGCTGGCCGGTGCCGGAGCACCTGCACTCGACGTGGGCCAGGCTTTTCAGGAAGCCTTTACCCCGGAAGAAGCCGTCAGCGACCTCAAGCACATCAAGGCATGCCTGGCCGGGGCCCCGCTTTCACTGGAATTCCACCAGGTCGCAGGCGAACAGGGACCACTCCTCTACCTCAAGATCTTTCACGCCGGGGACCATCTGCCGCTTTCCCGCCGCGTACCGCTTTTGGAGAACCTCGGCTTCCGCGTCATCAGCGAGCGCACCTTCGACATTGACGTCAGGCAATCCGATGGGACGCAGCCCACCGTTGTCCTGCACAACATGGAGCTGCAGACGCCAGACGGCGTCACATTCGACATGGCACGGCATGGCAATCAGGTGCAGGAAGCCTTCATCGCCGCCTTCACCGGCGCCGTCGACAACGATGCCTTCAATCGCCTTATTCTCGCAGCCGGCGTGAACGCGCGTGAGGCATCAGTTCTCAGGGCCTATGCCGCTTATCTGCGCCAGGCCGGCGCAGTGTATTCTCTCACCTACATGGCAGAAACGCTGACGAAGCACCCGGCTATCGCCGCCGATCTCGTTACCCTGTTCTGCAACCGTTTCGATGTTGCGCTGGCAGAGAAGATCCGCAAAAGCAGGCAGAGTGAGCTATTGCAGGCTCTCGAGACCAAACTGACAGACGTCAAGAGCCTCGATGAGGACCGCATCCTGCGTCGCTACATCAACGTGATAGAGGCGACGCTGCGCACCAACTTCTTCCAGATGGGCTACCGCCAGAGCGATCGTCCCATGCTCGCCTTCAAGTTCGATCCCCACCAGTTGGAGGGGCTGCCGGAGCCGCGCCCCTTCCGCGAAATCTTCATTTACGGCGTCGAGGTCGAAGGCGTGCACCTTCGCTTTGGCAAGGTCGCCCGTGGCGGCCTCCGCTGGTCGGATCGCGCCCAAGATTACCGAACGGAAGTGCTCGGTCTCGTCAAGGCGCAGCAGGTGAAGAACGCCGTCATCGTGCCCGTTGGGGCCAAGGGCGGCTTCTTCCCGAAGCAATTGCCGCCCGCCAGCAACCGTGAGGCCTGGTTTGCCGCCGGAACGGAGGCCTACAAGACCTATATCCGCACTCTGCTGTCGATCACCGACAACATCGTCGCCGGCGAAATCGTCCCGCCATCCGATACGCTTCGGCCGGATGGCGACGATCCCTACTTCGTTGTCGCGGCCGACAAGGGCACGGCAACCTTCTCCGACACCGCCAACGGCCTCGCGCAGGAGGCCGGCTTCTGGCTCGACGACGCCTTCGCGTCGGGAGGGTCTGCCGGCTACGACCACAAGAAGATGGGTATCACCGCGCGCGGAGCCTGGGAAACGGTCAAACGGCATTTCCGCGAAATCGACACCGACATCCAGACGACACCATTCACGGTAGCAGGCGTCGGCGACATGTCTGGTGACGTCTTCGGCAACGGCATGCTGCTGTCGGAAAAGATCCGGTTGATCGCGGCCTTCGACCACCGCGACATCTTCATCGATCCCAACCCAGATCCGGCCATCTCCTTTGCGGAGCGCAAGCGCGTGTTCGACCTGCCTCGGTCCAGCTGGCAGGATTATGACCGTTCGACCCTGTCTCCGGGCGCCATGATCATCTCGCGCGCGGAAAAATCCGTGAAGCTGACGCCGGAGGCCGCAGCTGCCATCGGCCTGGGCAGTGGATCCACCACACCGATGGAGATCATCACCGCGATCCTCAAGGCACCGGTCGATCTTCTCTGGTTCGGTGGCATCGGGACCTACATCAAGGCCGCAGCGGAAACGGATGCCGAGGTCGGGGACCGCGCAAACGATGCAATCCGCATCAATGCGACCGATGTTCGTGCCAAGGTCATCGGCGAGGGCGCCAATCTCGGCGTCACCCAGAAGGGTCGCATTGCCTATGCGTTGAACGGCGGTCGCTGCAATTCCGACGCGATCGACAACTCGGCCGGCGTGAACTCCTCAGACGTCGAGGTCAATATCAAGGTCGCACTGAGCCCTGCCATGCTGGAGGGGCGCCTGCCCCGCGAGGAGCGCAATGTTCTGCTGGCCCAGATGACCGATGAAGTCGCCGATCTGGTCCTGCGCAACAACTATCTCCAGTCGCTGGCCATCTCGTTGACGGAAGCCAAGGAGGCGGGCAACCGGGAGGAACTGAGCCGGCTGATGGACTATCTCGAGGGCATGGGACGCCTCAATCGCAAGGTCGAGACACTGCCGGATGCCGCTGCCGTTGCCGAACGTTATGTCTCGGGCAAGGGCCTCACACGGCCGGAAATCGGCGTGCTCCTCTCCTATGCGAAGATTGTGCTCTTCGACCAGCTGACCGAATCCGCACTGCCGGATGATCCCTACTGTGAAACGACACTCGCCAACTATTTCCCGGCCGCGATGCGCAAGACCTTCGGCGCCGATATCGCCAGCCATCGCCTGCGCCGGGAGATCATCGCGACTGTGCTCGCCAATCATGCGATCAACCGGGGTGGTCCGGGCTTCGTGGTATCGGTCTGCGACGCGACAGGCAGCTCACCGGACGAGGTTGTCAAGGCAGCGCTCGTGACACGTGACGCCCTCGGCCTCACTGCACTTTGGGACAAGATCGACGCGCTGGACGCCAGAATTCCGGGGCGCACCCAGAACAGGCTCTATGCGATCGTTTCCGAGGTCTACTCGACGATGACCCGGCTCCTGCTGGAAACTGGCCTCGCCAAGGGACCAGTCGGCGATGCTGTCGCACAGCTGACCACAGCCGTGGCAGCAGCAGGACCGGTCTTCAAAAAGACGGTTCCTGCCCCGCTGCGGCAGCATTTCGACGACCAGATCGCGGTGCTCATGGAGGCCGGTGCGCCATCGGCCTTGGCCACCGAAGTGGTCAACCTCCAGACCATGCAGCTCCTGCCGGAAATCCTGCAGATCGCCGAACGGACGGGAGCCGACTTCGCGACATCCATGCGCGGCTTCTTCGCCGTGTCGGAGGCCTTCCGCATCGGCCGTATCGTCGAGAACGCCGGTCGGATCCAGACGACGGATCACTATGACAGCCTGGCTCTGACACGCAGTCTCGATCGGATCGGCCAGGCGCGCCGGCAGATCGTCTGCACAGCCCTGACAAGCCATGGCAAGGAGGCACAGCCGGTCGATGCGTGGATTGCCACCGACAGGACCCGGGTCGAACGGATCGGCAAGGAGCTCGCTTCGATCGTCGACAGCGGTGAACCGAGCATCTCCAAACTTGCGGTTGCCGCCGGGCTGCTTGGCGATCTTGCGCAAGACCACATGAGGTGA
- a CDS encoding MFS transporter, with amino-acid sequence MFFDWAAQPFFTVVTTFIFGPYFVARMTDDPVSAQTAWSNAATISGVIIALLAPILGSIADESGARKPWIAVFAVVKIICLALLWTAAPGSSVAFVMLLIILASVAAEFSIVFNDSMMPRLVSQQDVGRVSNIAWGLGYMGGMIVLIFVVLFLAGSPTTGKTLIGMDPLFGLDPSSGEDARITGPISAVWYFLFILPMFLFTPDAAKGKSLGSAVGSGLREIRATLRELRHRSNILRFLIARMIYQDGVNGLLVLGGVFAAAMFGWSTMEIGIYGIILNVVAIFGCLIAGRVDRAMGSKVVVLVALSLLIIATFGIISTGVDFTLFGLVSLPVISTEGLFATPAEKAYILYGLLIGVSFGPVQASSRSYLARSVELHEAGRYFGIYSLSGRATSFLATLSFSVVTAWSGSARAGMATLLIFLVTGLVMLWRTSYPASDR; translated from the coding sequence ATGTTTTTCGACTGGGCGGCCCAGCCGTTCTTTACTGTCGTGACGACCTTCATCTTCGGCCCATATTTTGTTGCGCGCATGACCGATGATCCGGTCAGCGCGCAGACCGCCTGGAGCAATGCGGCGACGATTTCCGGCGTCATCATCGCTTTGCTCGCACCGATCCTCGGCTCCATCGCGGATGAATCCGGGGCCCGAAAGCCCTGGATTGCCGTTTTCGCGGTCGTCAAGATCATCTGCCTTGCCCTGCTATGGACGGCCGCTCCCGGTTCATCCGTGGCTTTTGTAATGCTCTTGATCATCCTTGCGAGTGTCGCTGCAGAGTTCTCCATCGTCTTCAACGATTCGATGATGCCGCGTCTCGTCAGCCAGCAGGATGTCGGCCGGGTCTCCAACATCGCATGGGGACTGGGCTACATGGGCGGCATGATCGTGCTGATCTTTGTCGTTCTCTTCCTCGCGGGCAGCCCGACCACCGGCAAGACTTTGATCGGCATGGATCCCCTTTTCGGACTCGACCCCTCCTCTGGGGAAGATGCGCGCATCACGGGTCCCATCTCGGCGGTTTGGTACTTCCTCTTCATCCTGCCGATGTTCCTGTTCACCCCCGATGCGGCTAAGGGAAAGTCGCTCGGTTCGGCCGTCGGTTCCGGCCTTCGTGAGATCCGGGCAACGCTGCGCGAACTCCGGCATCGCAGCAATATCCTGCGTTTTCTGATTGCGCGCATGATCTATCAGGATGGGGTCAACGGCCTTCTTGTACTGGGCGGGGTTTTTGCCGCCGCCATGTTCGGCTGGTCGACCATGGAAATCGGTATCTACGGGATCATCCTGAACGTCGTCGCGATCTTCGGCTGCCTCATTGCTGGCCGCGTGGACCGGGCAATGGGCTCCAAGGTGGTCGTCCTGGTGGCCCTTTCCCTGCTGATTATCGCAACCTTTGGCATCATCTCGACCGGCGTTGATTTCACACTTTTTGGATTGGTCAGCCTTCCCGTCATCAGCACGGAAGGCCTCTTCGCCACACCGGCCGAGAAAGCCTATATCCTGTACGGACTGCTGATCGGCGTCTCGTTCGGTCCCGTTCAGGCCTCCTCGCGCTCCTATCTTGCGCGAAGCGTCGAACTCCATGAGGCGGGCCGCTATTTCGGCATCTATTCACTGTCGGGGCGCGCCACCAGCTTCCTTGCCACGCTTTCCTTCTCGGTTGTCACCGCCTGGTCAGGCTCGGCGCGTGCCGGCATGGCGACGCTATTGATCTTCCTGGTCACCGGTCTGGTCATGCTTTGGCGGACGAGCTACCCGGCAAGCGACCGCTAA
- the purH gene encoding bifunctional phosphoribosylaminoimidazolecarboxamide formyltransferase/IMP cyclohydrolase encodes MAVVSKKIPAPDLVRIRTALLSVSDKTGIVEFARALHERGVRLLSTGGTHKALATAGLPVTDVSEITGFPEIMDGRVKTLHPLVHGGLLSIRDDAEHVEAMKAHGIEAIDLSVINLYPFEQVRAAGGDYPTTVENIDIGGPAMIRASAKNHAYVTVVTDAADYSEVVAALGENDGQTTYALRQRLAAKAYARTAAYDAAISNWFAEALEIEMPSYRVVGGVLKEKMRYGENPHQSAGFYVNGDTRPGVSTATLLQGKQLSYNNINDTDAAFELVAEFPPENGPACAIIKHANPCGVATGDSLVEAYKRALACDSTSAFGGIIALNQILDAETAQEIVKLFTEVIIAPQVTDEARAIIAAKPNLRLLTTGTLPDPRSRGIMAKTVSGGLLVQSRDNVMVEDLDLKVVTKRAPTATELEDMKFAFKIAKHVKSNAVIYAKDGQTAGIGAGQMSRVDSARIAALKAEDAAKALGLAEPLTKGSAVASEAFYPFADGLLAAIAAGATAVIQPGGSMRDDEVIAAADEHGVAMVFTGIRHFRH; translated from the coding sequence ATGGCCGTCGTATCCAAGAAGATCCCCGCCCCCGACCTCGTGCGCATCCGCACCGCACTTCTTTCGGTCTCGGACAAAACCGGCATCGTCGAATTCGCGAGGGCTCTGCATGAGCGTGGTGTGCGGCTGCTGTCGACCGGCGGCACGCACAAGGCTCTGGCAACGGCCGGTCTGCCTGTAACCGACGTATCCGAAATCACGGGTTTTCCGGAAATTATGGACGGGCGCGTCAAGACCCTTCATCCGCTTGTGCATGGTGGCCTTCTTTCCATCCGTGACGATGCCGAGCATGTCGAGGCGATGAAAGCGCATGGTATAGAAGCGATCGATCTCTCGGTCATCAACCTCTACCCGTTCGAACAGGTTCGGGCCGCTGGCGGCGATTATCCGACGACGGTGGAGAACATCGATATCGGTGGGCCAGCCATGATCCGCGCTTCGGCGAAGAACCATGCCTATGTCACCGTTGTTACGGACGCAGCGGATTACTCCGAAGTGGTCGCAGCGCTCGGCGAAAACGACGGCCAGACGACCTACGCCCTGCGCCAGCGACTGGCCGCCAAGGCCTATGCCCGAACGGCTGCCTATGATGCTGCAATCTCGAACTGGTTCGCCGAGGCGCTGGAAATCGAGATGCCGTCCTATCGCGTTGTCGGCGGTGTCCTGAAGGAAAAGATGCGCTACGGCGAGAACCCGCATCAGAGTGCCGGTTTCTACGTCAATGGCGACACTCGTCCGGGTGTTTCGACCGCCACCCTGCTCCAGGGCAAGCAGCTCTCCTACAACAATATCAACGATACCGATGCAGCCTTCGAGCTGGTTGCCGAATTCCCGCCGGAGAACGGTCCGGCCTGCGCGATCATCAAGCATGCCAATCCTTGCGGCGTGGCGACCGGCGACAGCCTCGTCGAAGCCTACAAGCGTGCACTCGCCTGCGACAGCACGTCGGCGTTCGGCGGTATCATCGCCTTGAACCAGATCCTGGACGCCGAGACGGCTCAGGAAATCGTCAAGCTCTTCACCGAAGTCATCATCGCGCCGCAGGTGACGGATGAAGCCAGGGCAATCATTGCCGCCAAGCCGAACCTGCGACTGCTGACGACCGGCACCCTGCCCGATCCGCGCTCTCGCGGTATCATGGCGAAGACTGTTTCCGGCGGTCTGCTGGTGCAGAGCCGCGACAATGTCATGGTCGAGGACCTCGACCTGAAGGTCGTCACCAAGCGGGCACCAACAGCGACCGAGCTCGAGGATATGAAGTTCGCCTTCAAGATTGCCAAGCATGTGAAGTCGAATGCGGTGATCTATGCAAAAGACGGTCAGACGGCCGGCATTGGTGCCGGCCAGATGAGCCGCGTCGACTCGGCCCGGATCGCAGCTCTCAAGGCCGAGGATGCGGCAAAGGCACTCGGACTTGCCGAGCCCCTGACGAAGGGATCCGCCGTGGCTTCCGAGGCCTTCTATCCCTTCGCCGATGGCCTCCTGGCAGCGATCGCTGCCGGCGCCACTGCGGTTATTCAGCCGGGTGGCTCGATGCGGGATGATGAAGTGATCGCTGCGGCGGACGAACATGGCGTGGCGATGGTCTTTACCGGTATCCGCCACTTCCGCCACTGA
- a CDS encoding heparinase II/III domain-containing protein, translating into MHEREIRINEQGNKIAGRDRLLLPDGLPTANLPGAEVVARFHIHPSITIERADERKVRLVAPDGESWTFSIPVGQLAVTEDVFFADVSGIRQSQQLEIVFEGPEIRWFLAHHA; encoded by the coding sequence GTGCACGAACGCGAAATTCGCATCAACGAACAGGGCAACAAGATCGCGGGACGGGATCGACTGTTGCTTCCCGACGGGCTTCCCACTGCCAATCTTCCGGGTGCTGAAGTCGTCGCGCGCTTCCATATTCATCCGTCGATCACCATTGAGCGCGCGGACGAGCGGAAAGTTCGGCTCGTTGCCCCGGACGGAGAAAGCTGGACGTTTTCCATTCCCGTGGGCCAACTGGCCGTTACAGAGGATGTCTTCTTTGCCGACGTCTCGGGAATCCGCCAGTCGCAGCAACTCGAGATCGTCTTCGAGGGGCCAGAAATTCGCTGGTTTCTTGCCCATCACGCCTGA
- a CDS encoding RsmB/NOP family class I SAM-dependent RNA methyltransferase has translation MVLSDTSTGKPKNRQAGNRGHGERSSRQSMKPGLEARIAATRILAAVIDRKTSLDGMLDPEHGNPAFLPLNDADRGLVKAILQSALRHLPRIDAIIAQLLDNPLPEGARSLHHLLVVAAAQMLYLDVPDHSAVDLAVEQASGDPRSRRFAKLVNAILRRIGREKTGLLTSVEDLPCMPDWFMQRLTAVYGQEHAQAIAASQLEPPTIDLTVKSDASAWAERLGGQVMPTGSIRLDRFKGSIPSLEGFDQGAWWVQDAAAALPAQLFGDLSGKRVADLCAAPGGKTAQLVMAGGDVLAVEQSKSRLKRLEGNLARLGLTAEIRCVNLMAMDVPESFDAILLDAPCSSTGTTRRHPDVLWTKEPSDITKLASVQEGLLRHALTLLKPGGQLVFSNCSIDPIEGEDVVSRVLADDPSLMLLPINPADWPGLETAITPEGEFRTTPAMLPDLGGLDGFYAAVIAKT, from the coding sequence ATGGTCTTGAGCGACACATCGACGGGCAAACCGAAAAACAGACAGGCGGGAAACAGGGGCCACGGGGAAAGATCGTCCCGGCAGTCCATGAAGCCGGGGCTTGAGGCGCGCATTGCCGCGACTCGCATCCTGGCTGCCGTGATCGATCGCAAGACCTCGCTCGACGGTATGCTTGATCCGGAGCACGGCAATCCGGCCTTTCTGCCGCTGAACGATGCCGATCGCGGCCTCGTCAAGGCGATCCTGCAGAGTGCGCTCAGACATCTGCCGCGGATCGATGCCATTATTGCACAGCTCCTGGACAATCCTTTGCCGGAAGGCGCGAGATCGCTTCACCACCTGCTGGTCGTGGCAGCCGCGCAGATGCTCTATCTCGATGTTCCAGACCATTCCGCGGTGGACCTTGCCGTGGAGCAGGCGTCCGGCGATCCGCGCAGCCGCCGCTTTGCCAAGCTTGTCAATGCCATCCTCCGAAGGATCGGACGCGAGAAGACCGGCCTGCTCACGTCGGTGGAGGATCTTCCCTGCATGCCCGACTGGTTCATGCAGCGACTGACGGCAGTGTATGGTCAGGAGCATGCGCAGGCGATCGCCGCGTCGCAGCTCGAGCCGCCGACGATCGACCTCACCGTCAAGAGCGACGCCAGCGCCTGGGCTGAAAGGCTCGGTGGACAGGTCATGCCGACCGGCAGCATCCGGCTCGATAGATTTAAGGGATCGATCCCCTCGCTCGAGGGCTTCGATCAAGGCGCCTGGTGGGTGCAGGACGCCGCTGCCGCTCTTCCTGCACAGCTGTTCGGGGATCTCTCCGGCAAACGCGTTGCGGATCTGTGTGCGGCCCCCGGTGGCAAGACGGCACAATTGGTCATGGCCGGCGGCGATGTCCTTGCCGTGGAGCAGTCAAAGTCGCGGCTGAAGCGGCTCGAGGGCAATCTCGCTCGGCTCGGGCTGACGGCCGAAATTCGTTGCGTCAATCTGATGGCCATGGATGTGCCGGAGAGCTTTGACGCGATCCTCCTGGATGCGCCGTGCTCGTCTACCGGCACGACGCGGCGTCACCCGGACGTGCTCTGGACCAAGGAGCCCAGCGATATCACGAAACTTGCGTCCGTGCAGGAAGGCTTGCTTCGGCATGCCCTCACGCTGTTGAAGCCGGGCGGGCAACTGGTCTTTTCGAACTGTTCTATCGATCCGATCGAGGGGGAGGATGTGGTTTCGCGCGTTCTCGCTGATGATCCGAGCTTGATGTTGTTGCCGATCAATCCGGCGGACTGGCCGGGTCTCGAAACTGCGATCACGCCGGAGGGAGAGTTTCGGACAACGCCGGCCATGTTGCCGGACCTCGGCGGCCTTGACGGTTTCTACGCAGCGGTCATTGCTAAAACTTAA
- the htpX gene encoding zinc metalloprotease HtpX: MNTMRTAMLLAFMTALFMGVGFLIGGGGGMMIAFVVAAGMNIFSYWNSDKMVLRAYRAQEVDERTAPEFFVMVRDLARNAGLPMPKVYVFDNPQPNAFATGRNPQNAAVAASTGLLQRLTPEEVAGVMAHELAHIENRDTLTMTITATLAGAISMLSNFAFLFSSGRDDRNNPFGFIGVIIAMIVAPLAAMLVQMAISRTREYAADRRGAEICGQPRWLASALQKIAGDASQIENAAAERNPATAHMFIINPLNGQRMDNLFSTHPDTRNRIEALLAMTDIRAGGSTPPEAPVKATRTARSVPTTGWGRGNAEPPKGPWS; the protein is encoded by the coding sequence ATGAATACAATGCGGACTGCAATGCTGCTCGCCTTCATGACAGCCCTCTTCATGGGCGTCGGCTTTCTGATCGGCGGTGGGGGCGGAATGATGATCGCCTTCGTCGTGGCGGCGGGCATGAATATCTTCTCCTACTGGAACTCGGACAAGATGGTGCTGCGTGCCTATCGGGCACAGGAAGTCGATGAGCGTACAGCGCCAGAATTCTTCGTCATGGTGAGAGATCTGGCGCGCAATGCCGGCCTGCCGATGCCGAAGGTCTATGTCTTCGACAATCCGCAGCCAAACGCTTTTGCGACGGGCAGAAACCCGCAGAATGCCGCCGTTGCGGCATCGACCGGGCTCTTGCAGCGGCTGACACCGGAAGAAGTGGCCGGTGTCATGGCCCATGAACTCGCCCATATCGAGAACCGCGATACGCTCACCATGACGATTACGGCAACGCTTGCCGGCGCAATCTCGATGCTGTCGAACTTCGCCTTCCTGTTCTCCAGCGGCCGCGACGATCGCAACAATCCCTTCGGTTTCATCGGGGTCATCATCGCCATGATCGTGGCGCCGCTTGCGGCGATGCTGGTCCAGATGGCAATCAGCCGAACGCGGGAATATGCAGCCGATCGACGTGGCGCCGAGATCTGTGGCCAGCCCCGCTGGCTCGCATCCGCGCTACAGAAGATCGCGGGCGACGCATCGCAGATCGAAAACGCGGCTGCCGAACGTAACCCAGCGACCGCCCACATGTTCATCATCAATCCCTTGAACGGCCAACGGATGGACAATCTTTTCTCCACGCATCCGGACACCCGGAACCGGATCGAGGCGCTGCTGGCCATGACCGATATCCGCGCGGGGGGATCGACGCCGCCTGAAGCCCCTGTTAAGGCAACGCGCACTGCGCGTTCCGTTCCGACCACCGGTTGGGGGCGCGGCAATGCCGAACCACCCAAGGGACCATGGTCTTGA
- a CDS encoding DUF1674 domain-containing protein has translation MSEDREADHGGVQEQPRELNPAAKRALAEAEERRRRQASADMPPEIGGRGGADPARFGDWEIKGRAIDF, from the coding sequence ATGTCAGAAGATCGTGAAGCCGACCACGGCGGCGTGCAGGAACAGCCGCGTGAACTGAACCCAGCCGCAAAACGGGCACTCGCGGAAGCAGAGGAGCGACGCCGCAGGCAAGCATCTGCCGACATGCCCCCAGAGATCGGTGGCCGCGGTGGTGCGGATCCTGCGCGCTTCGGTGACTGGGAGATCAAGGGTCGCGCAATCGATTTCTGA